The Phaseolus vulgaris cultivar G19833 chromosome 5, P. vulgaris v2.0, whole genome shotgun sequence genomic interval CCAGTTATCAAGATGTTGCTTTAAGAagagaaaaacatttaatgttgCATAGAGTGCATCTAATACACTCTACATCATTGTGTGGACAAACTAAAGCTTGAATATGAAGACATGAATTGAAATTTCTTAGTAGGAAGAAAAGGATTTAGAACGACTCTTTTTCTCAACTCTATATAAAGTACTCATCCTAGTTGAAGAATAAGAACAAGTGGTTAAAAGTTATCTTGTTAAAAGCTTTTTGTGCCTTAATCTTAACCACAACATTGTTTGTATTCTTTTAGCAAATCAGAAGAGTGTATTAATCTTGTATCCGTCAAGAGACATTATTTTTGTCTTGTAAGCAAGACCTTGTGATTGTTTGGATCACCCTTTCTTGTAAACCCCTTTTAGCAAGGAGTAGTTACATTCCAAATAATACTCAAGTCTTAGCCAAGAGCGGATGTGTTCCAAAAAATACTTTGGGTTGCTATACAAGAGTGTTCAAACAATACTCATGTTATCTAACCAAAAGTGATTGGTCCAAATAATGCTTTGTTGTGGTGTTGTAGTATTAGTCTACCTAGCAAAATTTGATCAAGAACTGGCGCATTTACAGATAAACTAGTATAAAAAGATATCATGTatatctttcttttctttaagCTTGTTTAAGTTGCATGTTATTAAATTTGTCCTAacaaaagagagagagagttctTTAAAactaagtttttaaaaatgtttttgacAAATCATCTATCAATTTAGAAGTTTTCGTCTGACATCACTCATTTGCAATTTCGTTCTTGAAATCAAGTATACTAAGTTTATCTAAATTTTTCAATATAAAGCACAACCTAGATCAATTATCAGAAGACACATtctttatattcaattttagtATTGTTTtgtacaaattaaaattaagggTTTAAGAATTTCAAACCTTgaaacacaaattcaaaatgCAAACAATAATCAAAAGCGAAAatcaagaaaatgaaaagagattAATCCACATATTCAAGAACCAAACTTATGATAATTCTCTAAAGATTTATATCAAAGTTTGAACgattaacaaatttaattaatcaattaaattgattatttgaattaaatcaaaatatcattCAATCTAATTTGTAGTTAATCATCAAATCAAGATTCAATCAATAACTAATTTGATTATAAAACCATAAACACAACAAATCACAAAGAGAAAAACTGAAATTAGAGAAAAGAATAACAAACTTAGAGCATTAAACCATCAAAAACTCAACTCGACTTGTCTGATCTTGATTCATGAATTGATCCTCATAATTTAGTTTTCCATAGATGAAGAACACCAAACAAATTTtagagaagaagagaaaagaatAGGAAAACTAAAAAAcgaaaaattgaaagaaaagaagatgaagagacAATTCCTATAACTCAAAATTTAGTAAATGATTTTTGTGTATGAATTTATAGCACATTTAAGCTATTTAAATGCTCTGAAATTTGTAGTAAACATGGTCCTAAATGTGGGCTCTAATTAGGTCCATAAGCCCAACTAAACAAGTTTAAGCTAATATAAAGAAATTTAATCCGCATGGATTGCTTTAAAAAAGTTCAACAAATGTACctcaacttaaaaaaaaaaaaatcatagaaagtggtaaaaaaatttcaattcaGTAAACCATATGTCTAATTTAAATCCTTAGAAATGTAGAATCTAATGCAGCTACAATTAGTCAAATATAGTATCTACAAAATATGTTATAGGCAAAATAATGAGTAAAGATCATATGAGCTAAAGATacaaaattaaagtaaatatgTACAATGAATCCAATTTATCACTATTAAAAAGAAATAgactaaaaattgaaaataaaacatGTGAAAATTGCTTTCAATGTATAGTAAAGTTATACATGTGCCTTTAAAATTTGTTTCATCAATAACTTGGAATTTTTTTGTAAAGTTTTGATACATAATTCAACCCTTCCTTCTTGTGTATTTGACTTATTTTTCATAGTTGGTATCATAACTCGACCTCTAAAGGGTTGAGCATCTTATTAAAAACAGGGTTTTGAAAagattttgaagaagaaaacaCTAAAACATACATGATTTTTGCTTTGTTATTACCCATTTCCAAAAGTAAAATTCACTTTGAATGAACAAATGTAGAATGTAAAGAGTAAAGAGAATAAGAATCACGAGAGATaatgaagaaaaatgaaaaactttcaTAGAACTTGAAATGTGAAACtgttaaaaaaaacagaaaactaaaCAAAACTACTAATGCACCTAAGTGTCTAATCTACTCACCATCtaagttgtttctctttatatcTTCCACTAATATTTGTTTATAGATTTTTGAAGCTTTACAAATGGATGGACCTTGGTTCCAACCGACATTGAACCCACAAAATCAGTTCTAAAACTATATTAACTAacttcatcttcctttttaAGCTCTTTATTGACTATCTAGTGCCCATTGACCATGGACCTTTGATCGTCTATTGATTGGTTGACATATTTTTGCTCTCTAAACTTGACTTCTTCTACTCTttatagtataattttttttatttaagctCTTTATGTCAAAGTGTAGTTCGAAAATGTTCCTTCAAAAGATCTGAAATAACTGTTAAGCGATTCAATCAAAATTTAAGttgaaaaatgtaatttttattatgttttttgtaaaattcctaattttatacaaaaaaatacaaatttaaactaaaaatagaaaataagaacaaaagGAATCCTAAGAAAAAGGAAACTAGCttagaaaaatataacaaaaccgAGAGTTATCAATGAGTACCTCCATGCATCCAACATTGTCTCTTGgtttgtaaaaaaaatctaatctAGTAGGCAATAAAATATTGTTAGATGGTTGGATCTAGATCTGACGTCATGTACAATGTTTGCTTGTGTGCTCATTTATAATAAGAACTAAGAGAAGTTCACTTAATTgttattaaacatatatttagATACTTAAAAAGCACCATTAATCTTGGTTTGTGTTGTAAATGCGGAGAAAGTTTCAAATTGTAGGACTTTTGTGATATTGACTATGTTGGAGACAAGGTAGAAAAGAACAAAACTAGTGGAAAATACCACTTTATAGAAGGAAACTTAATATCTTGGATGAGCAAGTAAGGGGTCTTAACATTATCCACACAAAAAATCTTAATGCATATTAGTTGCTAGTTGTTGTTCACAATTGTTATAGATAAAGAACCAACTAAAAAACTACAACATCTATAAAAGTAACATTCTTATTCTATATGATAATAATGTtgttattaatttgtttaaaatcCTATATTGCATTCTAGGGCTAAGTACATGGAAATCAAGCATCATTTCACTAGAGATCATGTTCAAAAgcatataaatttatagtttgtTAGAGAAAAGTCCAAACTCGTGATTTTGATGAAGTgttaaaaacaacaaaacataaaacattgtcataatttattttaaagatgCAAGTGTTTCTTCAAACAACAGATCATGTAAGACGCAAATGTTTCTCCTATCAAACGATATAACACTttgcaaatttatttttacatctGATAAGCATTGTGATGCTCAGACGATACACATATAGTCTTAAGCTAATGtagtatttcaaaaatatttatatcctTACGTTTGACCAAAAcgattcaaaaaaaaattacatcgCATCAACAATACCTTGGAACATGAGTTAAAGATATTTTGTTTCAACAACTCTCAAGTATTTGCTTTGTCAACCTAGAAAAGTCTATCTGCTAAGTACAACTCTATACTTTTCACAAGTTCAAGTGAAGGCATCTTGTCCAAGAAGAGATAAGTACATCTAGTTATTGGGATGTTGCTTAAAGATGAGAAGAACATTTAATGCATGAATGGAGCACATATAGTGCATCTTCTATGTCCAAGCTCATCATATGCAAACAAGACATTAAAATGAGTGTGAAACTTCTCAAcgactaaaaaataatttgcaaCGACTCTTTTCTTTTAGACCTATATAAATCCTTtcatcaagaagaagaaaatattttttgttattgaaAAAGTGCTAAATTGTTGTTAAAATCCTTTTGTTCCCTAAAATGAACATTGTTGTGTTTGTTTAGAAAACTAGAAAATAGTGTGTAATCTTGTAAACATCAAAAGATGCAACCCCTCTCTAGTGAGCAACCTCATGATCTTTAGATCACAACCCAAACAATTTCTTTGTCTTATCCAATAGTGACTTGTTGTTAAACAATACCCATGTTAGCCAATAATGACTTTTTGTTAAACAATACTTGTGTTAGCCAGGAGTGATTACgacctgaaaaaaaaaatactcatttGTATCTTGCAGCAATAGTCTACATAGTGAAATCTATTTAGTTGATTAAGAATTGAACTAGTTTGTGTTATTAGATTAACcaatataagaatatttttactaatatttttttccttccttAACCTTTTTATATTACATATTGTAATTGTTGCACTAAAACCATGCAACCTCAAAATCATTGGTTAAAAGGATGGAAGATGAAACACTTAAAGAGTAAAATAATaggattttcttctttcttcttagtCTTGTACAAATTGTATAGGTGTAAATTCTTTTAGGATTTTGTAGAGACATGAGTACATTTTGGGCCTTGATTTGAACTTGAAAAAGACATCCAAGAACCCTGGAAAACATGGTCAAAATTCGACTAAAAGAGGGAGAAGAGAGCTTGGAAACATAAGGTCCCACACCATATGAAAGATGTCTTTTCGAGGATAATTTGGATGTTGATTTCACTCCATGGTTCAACCCTTGGGATGTCACTTTGCTTGTTTTTAGTCTCACATTCTTTAACTTATATGAAGTGTAAGGAACTTATGCATCTATAAAGAAGACCTTTTGTACATTCACTTCTTAATTGAATGAGAATTAATTTGTTAAATGTTtgtctttcttcttctcttaaGGTCTTAAATCGAAGTAatcttcttctcattctctcCAAGAAACCTTTCTTGGAAGAATAAAATCTAAATTCTTCAAAGAACTTTGAAAGTTTTAAGAATTTTTAGTATTTGGTTGCTTTGGAAGAATGGTGTTTTTCCATCattgtatttttcttatttttcacaATTAGTAATCAAAGCTCAACCTCTACAGATTGAGCATCTTAACTTAGCTAGAGGAAAAGATTCAACATTGCACACATGGAACCATATCTCATCACAAAGGGAACTTCTTTCTCATTCCCAGGAGAAGACTTTTCTTATTAGAAACAAATGTATGTAAAGTTCACAAATTATCAAATGTGGCAAATCATCACAAAAGATTATATAAACATCTCAACTAGATGCAATTGAACAACAAAACAAGATGCAATTGAACAAAACAAGGTACACATGCCTTATctaaaaatgaatataaaaatatttgcaagttaaaataacaacaacaaaatatatGGGACTCCCGGATTATCATTAACTACGAGGGCAATGAAGACTTACAACTTCAAAAAGCTATATCACTCTCTCTCTCGTCGGTATCAGTTTTTCACAATAAATGGTGAAAATGTAGAGAATATGTTCGGAAGAATGGAAGTTCTtatgaagaaaataaacaaacaaatacAAGAGCCACATTATTTTCCATAACTAATTGCTTTATTTGGATGATAAGTAATAGATAAATTTGGAACTAggagtattaaaaaaatattaattcaacCAGAAATAATTAGCAAATCCTAGTAACAGGGTGAATACAACTCTAGCAGAACCTTGATAAAGACTTTCAACCCAGAAGCAAAAGcagtattaaattaatttacatcATCTTCGGTAAAAGAAAATTGGTATTGGACCAAATGGACGGTTTAACATCTGGAGCTTGCAGCAGATCCAATTCTCAACACACAATTTAGTTGCAAAAGATTCAACAGCTTCCAATTCTTCCCTGGAAATAAaccataaatattaaataatcacAAATGTAGATCAACCCtgattttttttcaagaaaatatgTCGAAATATTTTAACTAATTCACACATTAAAAAGCTTTGGTTAATTTAGTTGATAGCAATAAACATGTCTCTATTTATAATAGTTTTTCCTAAAACACCCTTAAAAGTTTTGGGATTGTccatatcatttttttaacttCATTACTTTTCAccttaataattaattagagaGTAATAATAGTGGCATATTCATCATGAGAATGTTGGTCAAAAACAATTATTTCGACACACAATTAGAACAAAATCTAATAAAAAGGGACTGTAATTTCAAAACAGTCCTATAATTAGAAATGGAAGGAATAATTGGGATACTCAAGTCTTCACTGAAGCAAGTGAAGCTTCAAAAAGTCATAGATAATTCAAAACATTGATGGAAAATTAGCATATTTGGACATTCAAAGATCTGTTAGTGACACAAAGTAAAGGGTCAGAAATATATCACCTTCCCCCAGGGTGCCCCACATACACCACTATGCTGATGAGCCCACCTGGCATCAGAATTCTCTTGGCAGCTTCCAATGCCAGTGATGTTGTTTCTGATGCTGTTATTATCTCTTTGTCACCTCCAGGAAGATAGCCTAAGTTGAATGCAACCAGCCTATGCAGAATATCAAGATAGATAAGCATGTTCAATAAATTGTATCCATAGGAAGCAACTCACCATGACATGTAGTTTTATAATAAGAAATACATTAATGCAATCATTATTCAGGGTTACAGCTAATATTGATTATCTTTAAACCCAGGGTTGtatcaaaatttatgaaatcTACACTCAAAATTAGTATTGTTAGGCTATCTTATTATTTAAGAATAGTTTTGATGGTGCTCCCCATACATCCAAAAATCCCATATGGTTAAGGAGTTGAAGTAAATGGTAACTTTTGTAcactctctctttctttccttAACTTTATCGACACATTAGACacattttaaagacaaaaacgTCGAACTTCAAACCATACAATATTTGAAGGCAAAACTGTGACACGTGCTATTTTAGTGGACTTGAGATCACAAGtcccaagtctcattccttAACTCCATCGACATATCATAtacattttaaagaaaaaaccgTCGAGTTTCAAACCATACAATATTTGAAGGCAAAACTGTGACACGTGCTATTTTAGTGGACTTGAGCCCAGAAGTTCTAAGTCTAAAATCAAATCAGCTTTTAGAGCCTGAGTGTGCATATGGAATGGCAtgttaatttattgtttaaaatttgAGACATTTCTGTTCAGCCTTGGAAAAGATTCATGCAATGAGGCCAAGTAGGAATAAAGACtgaaattataattaacttttCAAGAAATCTATAAAAATGAAGAATACAATAGATTTCATTTCAGTGTTATAACTAACTAAATTATACCTCAATCCTAGTCTCTAACTTTATGAGTATCAATCAATCGCAAAAGGTAATGATTTGAGTCCTTTTCTCCCCTTACTTTCCAATTTTATTTCACATGAATAAAGAAGTAAAGGGTGCAAAGTTAGGAACTACAgcaataattttataaactcaAGTACTAAAGTGATGAATGCTTACAATTTCAAAGACAAGGGTTTACTGATGAAAATAACTACACCAGTTATTTATTATCATCAGCTTCTAAACAAGAAGTAGGAACAGGGGAACATGAAACAAGTACCTAACTGAGGCATTCCTTGGAACAACATTCTCCATTTTACTATGGCAGATATTGAAGAGCTTGACAAGTTGTCTCTGCatgtattttgaaattttagttGGTGACATGAAAGTTCTTAATTATTGTCAAATTCACTACACCAAACTAAAAGATCGAGGCCAGCTCAACTTCTTAGACGATAGCAGGTTTGAGTGTCATCCTAGAACATTTTTCAATGGCTATATAACACAAGACTGTTTTATGCAATATTTTTCACCGATTGAAAGTTGAAACTATTTGCTCGTATATGGTACTAACCTCATTAGAATTAAGAGACTTTTCCAGCAAGAGTGAAGTGTTATCCAAAGCATCTTCTTGAATGTCTAATGCATATACATAACCGTCATGATAATCATCAGCAACTAAATTAAGCATTGCTAAGGTGTCAAAACCATTGCCACAAGTAGCATCAATGACAGTGTCTCCTTTCTGGACAACCTGTTTCCACACCCTGGTAAGGATAAGAAATATACTTACTTCTTATCAAGGCTTTACTACCATGAAAATTAGCAAGTTTCACCAAAAGCAtttctaaagaaaaaattaaatgagtTTCTCCATAAACTAAAATTTACTAATCTATaatctaatttataaaaaaattctaatataatttttcaaaattcctATTTAACTTATGCTTAAGCTAAATTTAGCTGATCTAGaagttcaatttaatttttccttatttttctaatttagaAGTGTCTATGAGGAAGTCTGTCCAAACATAGCATATATAGATAAATATGAGAATAATGACAAGTATAAATAAGTAGCAAAATATATCTCGTAAACTTCAATGCAGAAGGTTGCCAAATAGTGTTCTGTAACAAACATGAAACATATTCACTTTTAACTCATCCAAAATCCTTTTAAAAGCATGGAAACTGAAATAAATATGTAAGAGAAGTTCCCCAAATTATATGACAAAGAATCAGAGAATTTTGTCACAAATTATTAGGACTTAGGACATCCCAAGAAAATTAATAGCTTAGCCTCTGTCTGTGAAACAAATGTAGCATGAGATCATCCAAGTGGAACATCCATGTAAATAATATTGCACATGCAATGTAATTTTCTAGTATCGTACTCATAGAAGTTCCTATGCATACCTTAAAAAAACTGTCTCTATTACTATTTGAGGCAACAAATAAAACAGACAAAACAGTTCTAGAATAGAATATCAGCATGGATGAGAGAAATACACAGCATGTacagaattttgaaattttaatctGCCACTTTATAAGAAGAAACAATAGGACTCAAAATTGAAAACTTAAAGGCCGAAAACATGAGAGTGCTTTTTTGTAGAGAATCAAAAGTAGAAGATTCAGTCACTGACGTATTAAGAACACAAGCCCTGGAGAACAACTAACTTATCCCTCAAATACTAAGCTTAAATTGGAAA includes:
- the LOC137834987 gene encoding tRNA (mnm(5)s(2)U34)-methyltransferase, chloroplastic is translated as MLSLRLWSFSLATHSTLSCSWRRTLFLVPPQKLNNTLSNCSKNLSCYCGEPNKKNGFFPVASDLQSSSSSPKDSPFSGLEDALVSYLFGKKRATDIAHMVWKQVVQKGDTVIDATCGNGFDTLAMLNLVADDYHDGYVYALDIQEDALDNTSLLLEKSLNSNERQLVKLFNICHSKMENVVPRNASVRLVAFNLGYLPGGDKEIITASETTSLALEAAKRILMPGGLISIVVYVGHPGGREELEAVESFATKLCVENWICCKLQMLNRPFGPIPIFFYRR